Within the Nitrosococcus wardiae genome, the region CCCGTCTAGGACCTCTTGATCGCTGATCTGGACCTGTTGGCCATTATGTAATTTCATCTGACCCGCGCTGACCACCCGCTCACCAGCCTGCAATCCTTTGATAATCTCAACCTGACCCTCACGCACCTTCCCCGTCTGTACCAGTTGCTGCTGGACCACCAGGCTGCCATTCTTTTCTTGGATGACAAACACCATATTGCCATAGGGATTGTAGGTAATAGCCGTCTGGGGCACCGTTAAAACGTGTTTCTGCTCCGGCAGCAGGGTTTTCACCTCGGCAAACATCCCTGGCCGCAGACGAAGGTTGGGGTTAGGAAAGATGGCCCGCACGCGGACATTGCGGCTTGCCGGATCAACCCCTGGATTAATCGCAATAATACGACCTTCAAAATTCTGAGCAGGATAAGCCTGTACCGTGATAAAAACGGTTTGCCCTCGGGAAAGAGATGAAAAATAGCGTTCGGGCAAGGAATAATCCACATAGATGGGATCAAGTGCTTGTAACAGCACAATGCGGGAACCTGGTGCTAAATACTCGCCAAGATTAACCTGGCGGATCCCTAATAACCCGGAAAAAGGGGCCCGGATCTGCTTTTTTCGGATCAGGGCTCGCTTAGCCGCAACTTTGGCCTGGGCGTTTTCTAGCTGAGCTTCACTTTCATCATAAGTGGAACGGGA harbors:
- a CDS encoding efflux RND transporter periplasmic adaptor subunit; this encodes MIKRLIVVLLALGLFFGGIFGWKYYQQQQQAAQAAMPPPPATVAAAEVHPETWQSSLQAVGSLVATQGIYVTNEVAGLIEAINFDSGQQVEKGKLLLQLEDSVDQADLKGLLAEQKLGELQFQRAARLVKEKSISRSTYDESEAQLENAQAKVAAKRALIRKKQIRAPFSGLLGIRQVNLGEYLAPGSRIVLLQALDPIYVDYSLPERYFSSLSRGQTVFITVQAYPAQNFEGRIIAINPGVDPASRNVRVRAIFPNPNLRLRPGMFAEVKTLLPEQKHVLTVPQTAITYNPYGNMVFVIQEKNGSLVVQQQLVQTGKVREGQVEIIKGLQAGERVVSAGQMKLHNGQQVQISDQEVLDGEVGDA